From Nerophis lumbriciformis linkage group LG09, RoL_Nlum_v2.1, whole genome shotgun sequence, one genomic window encodes:
- the pafah1b2 gene encoding platelet-activating factor acetylhydrolase IB subunit alpha2 isoform X2, whose translation MSGDGDGFNPAAVAQPVEDVQGDGRWMSQVWRELFSPLHALNFGIGGDTTCNVLWRLQNGELENIRPKIVVVWVGTNNHEHTAEQAAGGILSIAKLLTSCLPKAKVVVLGLLPRGERPNPLREKNAGINNFLRSWLPGLAQAQFLDVSGQFVHSDGTISPQDMFDFLHLTSTGYRMVAKPLSDLLLQILEETPEERRASLV comes from the exons ATGAGTGGCGACGGCGATGGTTTCAACCCTGCTGCAGTGGCTCAGCCAGTAGAAGATGTGCAAGGAGATGGGCGGTGGATGTCACAG GTCTGGAGGGAGTTGTTCTCACCACTTCACGCCCTCAACTTTGGCATTGGAGGCGACACCACCTGTAACGTGTTGTGGCGGCTGCAGAACGGAGAGCTGGAAAACATCCGTCCCAAG ATTGTAGTGGTGTGGGTAGGAACCAACAATCATGAACACACAGCAGAACAAGCTGCTGGAGGAATTCTCTCTATTGCAAAGCTGCTCACGTCCTGTCTCCCCAAAGCAAAAGTAGTCGTGCTG GGTTTATTACCACGGGGGGAGCGCCCAAACCCTCTGAGGGAGAAGAACGCCGGTATCAACAACTTTCTGCGCTCTTGGCTGCCGGGCTTGGCCCAGGCCCAGTTCCTGGACGTGAGCGGACAGTTCGTCCACTCCGATGGAACCATCAGTCCGCAGGACATGTTCGACTTTCTACACCTGACGTCGACGGGTTACCGCATGGTGGCCAAGCCCCTCAGCGACCTGCTGCTTCAGATACTTGAGGAGACGCCAGAGGAGCGAAGGGCGTCGCTGGTTTGA
- the pafah1b2 gene encoding platelet-activating factor acetylhydrolase IB subunit alpha2 isoform X1 — MSGDGDGFNPAAVAQPVEDVQGDGRWMSQHTRFVQECKDGEPDVLFVGDSMVQLMQQYEVWRELFSPLHALNFGIGGDTTCNVLWRLQNGELENIRPKIVVVWVGTNNHEHTAEQAAGGILSIAKLLTSCLPKAKVVVLGLLPRGERPNPLREKNAGINNFLRSWLPGLAQAQFLDVSGQFVHSDGTISPQDMFDFLHLTSTGYRMVAKPLSDLLLQILEETPEERRASLV, encoded by the exons ATGAGTGGCGACGGCGATGGTTTCAACCCTGCTGCAGTGGCTCAGCCAGTAGAAGATGTGCAAGGAGATGGGCGGTGGATGTCACAG CACACTCGATTTGTGCAGGAGTGCAAGGATGGAGAACCTGATGTGCTTTTTGTGGGGGACTCTATGGTACAACTAATGCAGCAATATGAG GTCTGGAGGGAGTTGTTCTCACCACTTCACGCCCTCAACTTTGGCATTGGAGGCGACACCACCTGTAACGTGTTGTGGCGGCTGCAGAACGGAGAGCTGGAAAACATCCGTCCCAAG ATTGTAGTGGTGTGGGTAGGAACCAACAATCATGAACACACAGCAGAACAAGCTGCTGGAGGAATTCTCTCTATTGCAAAGCTGCTCACGTCCTGTCTCCCCAAAGCAAAAGTAGTCGTGCTG GGTTTATTACCACGGGGGGAGCGCCCAAACCCTCTGAGGGAGAAGAACGCCGGTATCAACAACTTTCTGCGCTCTTGGCTGCCGGGCTTGGCCCAGGCCCAGTTCCTGGACGTGAGCGGACAGTTCGTCCACTCCGATGGAACCATCAGTCCGCAGGACATGTTCGACTTTCTACACCTGACGTCGACGGGTTACCGCATGGTGGCCAAGCCCCTCAGCGACCTGCTGCTTCAGATACTTGAGGAGACGCCAGAGGAGCGAAGGGCGTCGCTGGTTTGA